The following proteins are encoded in a genomic region of Asterias amurensis chromosome 5, ASM3211899v1:
- the LOC139937829 gene encoding organic cation transporter protein-like, translating into MKFDSILVEVGVFGRYQIVLCLLITLTGIPSAWHAIGQVFLAAKTDHWCTVPDSQSLNCSSLESDCLELQKELTLPFTVDEDGNTVYSECERYLNARSSPEQGISNLTDGQDDGWTNETIECDAGWEYDRSQYKTTIIQDFDLVCSKQTLPSLAQSVYFAGFLFGSFFWGIVADWGGRKPAFFLSLCVAVAATTAAAFVQNMAFYTALRFFIAAGNFGVYLMSFIIVTEIVGPAYRTMVGTILAVLFSIGYALLAVMAYSLREWRHLQLAISIPTFIFFAFFFFLPESPRWLISKKKFKQAEKIIKSIAKVNKKSVPENMFAEEETIQEKDTNNILTRQPTQIDLFRTPNMRKKTLNIFFNWFVNSLVYYGLSLSTSDLGVDDYVAAFISGAVELPAYLSSWFTIQRWGRRLPLALYLATGGVACLTTIFIEPGVARAAVAMIGKFAISGSFNVIYIYSVELYPTPVRSMGMGMSSMFARISGIIAPVILILGDFWKPLPLIVFGGCSLLAGVLALLLPETLNQDLPETIQEGEDHGKGQGFGLKTLFKKSSAPEVNDADDTNQNYKKIPTDEKKDTNVSEVV; encoded by the exons ATGAAGTTTGATAGCATTTTAGTGGAAGTAGGTGTTTTCGGACGGTATCAGATAGTGTTGTGTCTACTGATTACTTTAACAGGAATTCCTTCAGCATGGCATGCTATTGGCCAAGTGTTTCTGGCGGCCAAGACAGACCATTGGTGTACTGTTCCTGACAGTCAATCTCTAAACTGTAGCTCTCTAGAGTCGGATTGTCTGGAGTTGCAAAAGGAGTTGACTCTACCGTTCACTGTCGACGAGGATGGGAACACGGTGTATTCGGAATGCGAGCGGTACCTCAATGCTCGGAGTAGTCCGGAGCAAGGTATCTCCAATTTGACGGACGGTCAGGATGATGGGTGGACCAATGAAACCATCGAGTGCGATGCAGGGTGGGAGTACGATCGATCCCAGTATAAGACTACGATCATTCAAGAT ttcGACCTCGTCTGCTCCAAACAAACTCTTCCTAGTTTGGCGCAGTCTGTCTACTTCGCTGGGTTTCTCTTCGGATCTTTCTTTTGGGGAATCGTTGCAGACTG GGGTGGCAGGAAACCTGCTTTCTTCCTCAGTCTTTGCGTTGCTGTTGCAGCCACTACTGCTGCGGCATTTGTCCAAAACATGGCGTTCTACACGGCGTTGCGATTCTTCATTGCTGCTGGGAATTTTGGCGTGTATCTGATGTCCTTTATCATTG TTACGGAGATCGTTGGGCCAGCCTACCGGACCATGGTGGGGACGATTCTAGCAGTGTTGTTCTCTATAGGATACGCTCTGTTGGCGGTCATGGCGTATAGTCTACGCGAATGGCGCCATCTTCAATTAGCCATCTCCATACCAACCTTTATCTTCTTCGCCTTTTTCTT CTTTTTGCCAGAGTCTCCACGTTGGTTgatatcaaagaagaaattcaaGCAAGCCGAGAAGATCATTAAGTCCATTGCAAAGGTGAACAAGAAATCGGTCCCGGAGAACATGTTCGCCGAAGAGGAAACCATACAGGAAAAG gacactAATAATATTTTGACTCGTCAGCCAACTCAGATTGACCTTTTCAGAACTCCAAACATGCGCAAGAAAACCCTCAATATCTTCTTCAACTG GTTTGTGAATAGTCTGGTTTACTATGGACTCTCCCTGAGCACATCAGATCTAGGTGTTGATGACTACGTGGCGGCTTTTATATCTGGAGCAGTGGAGTTACCAGCCTATTTGTCCAGCTGGTTTACCATACAACGTTGGGGGCGCCGTCTCCCCTTGGCACTGTATCTGGCAACTGGGGGCGTGGCTTGCCTAACTACTATATTTATTG AGCCGGGTGTAGCCAGGGCGGCAGTTGCTATGATAGGGAAATTCGCCATTTCCGGTTCCTTTAACGTCATCTACATTTATTCGGTGGAATTGTATCCTACACCCGTTAG GAGCATGGGTATGGGAATGTCATCCATGTTTGCCCGTATCAGCGGCATCATCGCCCCGGTCATCCTCATCCTAGGAGACTTCTGGAAACCATTACCTCTAATTGTCTTCGGAGGTTGTTCCTTACTCGCCGGAGTCTTGGCTCTTCTCCTGCCTGAGACTCTGAACCAAGACTTGCCGGAGACTATTCAGGAAGGAGAAGACCACGGAA AGGGTCAGGGCTTCGGACTGAAAACCCTCTTCAAGAAATCGTCTGCACCCGAGGTAAACGACGCAGACGACACCAATCAAAACTATAAGAAGATTCCGACAGACGAGAAGAAAGATACCAATGTGTCCGAAGTGGTTTAA